One Glycine max cultivar Williams 82 chromosome 3, Glycine_max_v4.0, whole genome shotgun sequence DNA window includes the following coding sequences:
- the LOC100800771 gene encoding topless-related protein 3 — protein sequence MTSLSRELVFLILQFLEEEKFKESVHKLEKESGFFFNMKYFEEKVQAGEWEEVEKYLTGFTKVDDNRYSMKIFFEIRKQKYLEALDGQDKAKAVEILVGDLKVFSTFNEELYKEITQLLTLTNFRENEQLSKYGDTKTARGIMLIELKKLIEANPLFRDKLIFPTLRSSRLRTLINQSLNWQHQLCKNPRPNPDIKTLFTDHTCTPPNGPLAPTPVNLPVAAVAKPAAYTSIGSHGPFPPAAATANTNALAGWMANASASSSVQAAVVTASTIPVPQNQVSILKRPRTPPTTPGMADYQNADHEQLMKRLRPAPSVEEVSYPAARQASCSLDDLPRTVAMTLHQGSSVTSMDFHPSHPTLLLVGSNNGEISLWELGFRDRLVSKPFKIWDISACSLPFQAAMVKDSPISASRVTWSLDGNFVGVAFTKHLIHLYAYTGSNELAQRIEVDAHIGGVNDLAFAHLNKQLCIVTCGDDKLIKVWDIAGRKLFNFEGHEAAVYSICPHHKESIQFVFSTAIDGKIKAWLYDNMGSRVDYDAPGHWCTTMLYSADGSRLFSCGTSKDGESFLVEWNESEGAIKRTYNGFRKKSTGVVQFDTTQNRFLAAGEDGQIKFWDMDNINLLTSTDAEGGLQTLPHLRFNKEGNLLAVTTADKGFKILANANGLRSLRTVETPGFEALRSPIESAAVKASGSSAVNVSPVNCKVEKSSPVGPSPILNGVDTTGQNAEKPRTVEDGVDRAKPWQLSEIVDAVQCRLVTMPDSTDSSSKVVRLLYTNSGAGVLALGSNGVQKLWKWARSEQNPNGKATASVVPQHWQPNSGLLMTNDVAGVNLDEAVPCIALSKNDSYVMSACGGKVSLFNMMTFKVMTTFMPPPPASTFLAFHPQDNNIIAIGMEDSTIHIYNVRVDEVKSKLKGHQKRITGLAFSTCLNILVSSGADAQLCVWSIDTWEKRKSVPIQLPAGKAPVGDTRVQFHLDQIRLLVAHETQLAIYDASKMDRIRQWVPQDVLAAPISYAAYSCNSQLIYATFCDGNTGVFDADSLRLRCRIALSTYFSPPAALSGNQSAYPVAIAAHPLEPNQFAVGLTDGSVKVIEPSESEGKWGTSPPMDNGILNGRAASTSITSNLTPDQAQR from the exons GCTTGAGAAAGAATCTGGGTTTTTCTTCAATATGAAGTACTTTGAGGAAAAAGTACAGGCTGGTGAATGGGAAGAAGTTGAGAAGTACTTAACAGGGTTTACCAAAGTTGATGATAATAGATACTCCATGAAAATATTCTTTGAAATCAGGAAGCAAAAATATCTAGAAGCACTTGATGG GCAAGACAAAGCAAAGGCTGTTGAGATATTGGTGGGTGATTTAAAAGTTTTCTCCACCTTCAATGAGGAACTATACAAAGAAATCACCCAGCTGTTAACTCTTACTAACTTCAG GGAGAATGAACAGCTGTCTAAGTATGGCGACACCAAAACTGCTCGAGGGATTATGTTGATAGAGCTAAAAAAGCTCATAGAGGCAAATCCTCTTTTCCGTGATAAACTTATCTTCCCTACCCTTAGGTCATCAAGATTGCGGACGTTGATCAATCAAAG TTTAAACTGGCAACACCAGCTTTGCAAAAACCCTAGGCCAAATCCGGATATAAAGACTTTATTCACTGACCACACATGTACACCTCCTAATGGTCCTCTAGCACCTACACCTGTCAATCTTCCTGTTGCTGCGGTTGCAAAGCCTGCTGCTTATACTTCAATTGGTTCTCATGGT CCCTTTCCGCCTGCCGCGGCAACTGCTAACACTAATGCTTTGGCTGGTTGGATGGCCAATGCCTCAGCTTCATCATCTGTCCAAGCAGCTGTCGTCACAGCATCAACAATACCTGTTCCACAGAATcaag TGTCTATCTTGAAGCGTCCAAGAACACCTCCGACAACTCCAGGCATGGCAGATTATCAGAATGCTGATCATGAACAGTTAATGAAAAGACTCCGGCCTGCTCCTTCTGTAGAGGAg GTTTCATATCCTGCTGCTCGACAAGCCTCTTGCTCACTGGATGATTTACCAAGAACAGTGGCTATGACATTGCATCAAGGATCCTCTGTGACAAGCATGGACTTTCATCCTTCTCACCCAACCTTACTTCTCg TTGGTTCTAATAATGGTGAAATTTCACTTTGGGAACTTGGGTTTCGAGACAGGTTGGTCTCAAAGCCATTCAAGATATGGGATATCTCAGCGTGTTCATTACCATTTCAg GCAGCTATGGTCAAAGATTCACCTATTTCTGCCAGCCGTGTCACATGGAGCCTTGATGGAAATTTTGTGG GTGTTGCATTTACTAAACATTTGATTCACTTGTATGCCTACACTGGATCAAATGAGTTGGCTCAGCGTATAGAG GTTGATGCCCATATTGGTGGAGTTAATGACTTAGCATTTGCTCATCTGAATAAACAACTCTGTATTGTGACTTGTGGAGATGACAAGTTGATAAAG GTGTGGGATATAGCTGGACGGAAACTATTTAACTTTGAGGGGCATGAGGCAGCTGTATATTCTATCTGTCCTCATCACAAGGAGAGCATTCAG TTTGTATTTTCAACTGCCATTGATGGCAAAATAAAAGCCTGGTTATACGATAATATGGGTTCTAGGGTTGATTATGATGCCCCAGGTCATTGGTGTACTACAATGCTTTACAGTGCTGATGGAAGTAG ACTGTTTTCTTGCGGAACTAGTAAAGATGGAGAGTCATTTCTTGTTGAATGGAATGAAAGTGAAGGAGCCATTAAGAGAACATACAATGGGTTCAGAAAGAAATCCACTGGTGTTGTGCAGTTTGACACAACCCAAAATCGATTTTTGGCTGCTGGTGAAGATGGCCAAATCAAATTTTGGGATATGGACAACATTAATCTTTTAACAAGCACTGATGCAGAGGGTGGACTACAG ACCCTTCCACACTTGAGATTCAACAAGGAAGGAAATCTTCTTGCTGTTACTACTGCAGACAAGGGATTCAAAATTCTTGCTAATGCTAATGGTCTTAGATCCTTGAGAACAGTTGAAACTCCAGGATTTGAAGCATTGAGGTCACCAATTGAATCTGCTGCAGTCAAG GCATCTGGCTCTTCTGCTGTTAATGTTAGTCCTGTCAACTGTAAAGTAGAAAAGAGCTCACCTGTCGGGCCTTCTCCAATTCTT AATGGAGTCGATACCACAGGTCAAAATGCGGAGAAACCTAGAACTGTAGAAGATGGAGTAGATAGAGCTAAACCATGGCAGCTGTCTGAAATTGTGGATGCTGTCCAATGTCGGTTAGTTACCATGCCTGACAGTACAGATTCTTCCAGCAAG GTTGTTCGACTTTTATATACAAACTCTGGTGCTGGTGTTTTGGCACTTGGTTCAAATGGTGTTCAGAAGCTGTGGAAGTGGGCTCGTAGTGAACAAAATCCCAATGGGAAG GCAACTGCCAGTGTTGTTCCACAGCATTGGCAACCCAACAGTGGTCTTCTTATGACTAATGATGTCGCGGGTGTCAACCTTGATGAAGCTGTTCCTTGCATTGCACTCTCAAAGAATGACTCATATGTTATGTCTGCATGTGGTGGAAAGGTTTCGTTATTTAACATGATGACATTCAAG GTAATGACAACATTCATGCCACCACCACCCGCCTCTACCTTTCTAGCTTTCCACCCTCAAGATAATAACATCATAGCCATTGGGATGGAGGATTCAACAATTCACATATACAATGTTAGAGTGGATGAG GTGAAATCTAAATTGAAGGGTCATCAAAAGCGAATTACTGGTTTAGCCTTTTCAACCTGTCTTAACATCCTGGTTTCATCTGGTGCTGATGCTCAA CTTTGTGTATGGAGTATTGATACATGGGAGAAAAGAAAATCAGTTCCTATACAACTACCCGCAGGAAAGGCTCCTGTTGGTGACACTCGTGTGCAGTTCCATTTAGACCAAATCCGGTTACTGGTGGCCCATGAGACTCAGTTGGCAATATATGATGCCTCTAAGATGGATCGCATTAGGCAG TGGGTTCCACAAGATGTTCTGGCTGCTCCCATATCATATGCAGCTTATTCCTGCAACAGTCAGTTAATATATGCTACATTTTGCGATGGCAACACTGGGGTTTTTGATGCTGACAGCTTGAGACTAAGATGTCGTATTGCACTATCCACATACTTTTCACCTCCAGCAGCTTTAAGCGG GAATCAATCTGCGTATCCTGTTGCCATTGCGGCTCATCCACTGGAACCCAACCAATTTGCTGTTGGATTGACAGATGGGTCCGTGAAAGTGATAGAGCCTAGTGAATCAGAAGGTAAGTGGGGAACCAGTCCACCTATGGATAATGGAATATTGAACGGTAGGGCAGCATCAACATCTATAACAAGCAACCTCACACCCGACCAGGCACAAAGATAA
- the LOC100816952 gene encoding kinesin-like protein KIN-14G, whose protein sequence is MATEPVLTFSLASVVEDVLQQHDGRLDVNLASRKAEEASLRRYEAAGWLRKTVGVVGGKDLPAEPSEEDFRIGLRSGIILCNVLNKIQPGAVPKVVEGPCDSVIIPDGAALSVYQYFENVRNFLVAVEEMGLPSFEASDLEQGGKSSRIVNCVLELKAHAERKLRGGNGLSKYSRVAKPPTSGKTLLRKNSEPFMKSMWTMTSGDRDGYMSDPGHDLSERGSVSSLNSLVRQYLSDKKPEEIPTVVESLLSKVMEEFEHHMKIQHEMWKITQEDKAPSGTECSISEAASINERLEEKEDEQDEQDGQNIHDNQEESYEEKYIEHEDSSRQISILKQQNIVETQNRSIQELKSIVHQTKLGMQFMQNEHQKEIINLSKHLHSLASAASGYHKVLDENRKLYNLVQDLKGNIRVYCRVRPFLGGQPSHYSSVDNVEEGSISIITPSKYGKEGKKTFNFNRAFGPSATQGEVFADTQPLIRSVLDGYNVCIFAYGQTGSGKTFTMSGPDDLNEETIGVNYRALKDLFYLSEQRKDTISYEISVQMLEIYNEQVRDLLTTDGAKRLEIRNSSHNGINVPDASLVPVSCTSDVINLMNLGHKNRSVGSTAMNDHSSRSHSCLTVHVQGKNLTSGSTIRGSMHLVDLAGSERADKTEATGDRMKEAQHINKSLSALGDVISSLAQKNAHVPYRNSKLTQLLQDSLGGQAKTLMFVHISPEPEALGETLSTLKFAERVSTVELGAARVNKDNLDVKDLKEQIASLKAALARKEGGEAEHFQQFVNSSSHEIPKLKSYASSPPMERSLIGGARKLPKDDSSSLDGKKNAASKLKRRSLDLHDMRKNSSPWPPVRSHGKEEDKESISGDWVDKISINRNDSLTSDDSLVGQWEAESKQSSPMSSPTFLSEPSKICLDHSLHRKDNQELFDMSTTYESDELEIATSDSAESDLHWPAHIPKPITVSSGLGIKARKKPINLRPTKSLEARSMIPSLIPIPVPSRKQPTLVTPARKNPVSIDVKRRIVNAK, encoded by the exons AACCAGTTTTAACCTTCTCTCTTGCTTCTGTGGTGGAAGATGTTCTTCAACAACATGATGGTCGATTGGACGTCAACTTGGCATCAAGAAAAGCTGAAGAAGCTT CCTTGAGAAGGTATGAAGCCGCCGGTTGGTTGCGGAAGACAGTTGGAGTTGTTGGAGGGAAAGACTTGCCGGCCGAGCCTTCTGAAGAAGACTTCAGGATTGGATTGCGTAGTGGGATTATCCTATGCAATGTTCTTAACAAAATTCAACCTGGAGCAGTGCCAAAG GTAGTTGAAGGCCCCTGTGATTCTGTTATTATTCCTGATGGAGCAGCATTGTCTGTGTATCAATACTTTGAAAATGTAAGGAATTTTCTTGTGGCTGTAGAGGAAATGGGGCTTCCTTCCTTTGAAGCTTCTGATTTGGAACAG GGAGGAAAATCTTCAAGGATAGTGAATTGTGTTTTAGAGCTCAAAGCCCATGCTGAAAGGAAACTTCGAGGAGGAAATGGGTTGTCGAAATATAGCAGGGTTGCGAAGCCACCTACCTCTGGTAAAACACTTTTGAGGAAAAACTCGGAACCATTCATGAAGTCTATGTGGACTATGACATCAGGGGACAGAGATGGTTATATGAGTGATCCCGGGCATGATCTAAGTGAAAGG GGTTCTGTATCTTCCTTAAATTCACTAGTTCGTCAATATTTGTCTGACAAGAAGCCAGAAGAAATTCCCACT GTAGTCGAATCCCTGTTAAGCAAAGTCATGGAGGAATTTGAGCATCACATGAAAATTCAACATGAAATG TGGAAGATAACTCAAGAAGATAAGGCACCATCTGGAACAGAATGTTCAATTTCAGAAGCTGCTTCTATTAATGAAAGG TTGGAAGAAAAGGAAGATGAACAGGATGAACAAGATGGGCAAAACATACATGATAACCAAGAGGAAAGTTATGAAGAGAAGTACATTGAGCATGAAGATTCAAGCCGCCAGATTTCGATTTTGAAGCAACAAAATATAGTCGAAACGCAGAATCGAAGCATCCAG GAATTGAAAAGCATCGTCCATCAAACAAAATTAGGAATGCAATTCATGCAAAATGAACATCAGAAAGAGATAATTAATCTAA GTAAGCACCTGCATAGCCTAGCTTCTGCTGCTTCAGGATATCATAAAGTTCTTGACGAAAACCGCAAGCTATACAATCTAGTGCAGGATTTGAAAG GAAATATTAGGGTGTACTGTAGAGTTCGGCCCTTCTTAGGTGGGCAACCAAGCCATTATAGCTCAGTTGATAACGTGGAAGAGGGAAGTATCTCGATCATAACACCTTCCAAATACGGCAAAGAGgggaaaaaaacatttaatttcaaTAGAGCATTTGGTCCTTCTGCAACCCAAG GGGAAGTTTTCGCAGACACACAACCTCTAATTCGTTCGGTTCTGGATGGTTACAATGTCTGCATATTTGCCTATGGTCAAACAGGATCAGGAAAAACATTCACTATG TCTGGACCAGATGACCTTAACGAGGAAACTATAGGTGTTAACTACCGTGCGCTGAAAGATCTTTTCTATCTCTCGGAGCAGAGGAAAGACACCATTTCTTATGAAATCTCTGTTCAGATGCTTGAGATTTACAATGAGCAAGTCAGGGACCTACTAACTACAGATGGTGCTAAAAG ATTAGAAATTCGCAACAGTTCCCATAATGGAATCAACGTGCCAGATGCCAGCCTTGTTCCGGTTTCATGCACTTCTGATGTCATAAATTTGATGAACTTGGGACATAAGAATCGCTCTGTTGGTTCTACCGCCATGAATGATCATAGTAGTCGCTCTCACAG CTGCCTAACAGTTCATGTTCAAGGAAAGAACCTGACATCAGGAAGTACTATTCGTGGTAGTATGCATCTAGTTGACCTGGCAGGAAGTGAAAGAGCTGATAAAACTGAGGCCACAGGGGATAGAATGAAGGAGGCTCAACATATTAACAAGTCACTTTCTGCCTTGGGAGATGTCATTTCTTCCCTTGCCCAAAAGAATGCACATGTTCCTTACAGGAACAGCAAACTTACTCAGCTGCTTCAGGATTCTCTTG GAGGGCAAGCAAAGACTCTCATGTTTGTCCATATAAGTCCGGAGCCAGAAGCTCTGGGAGAAACACTTAGCACACTCAAATTCGCTGAACGAGTCTCCACTGTTGAACTCGGTGCTGCGCGAGTTAATAAAGATAACTTAGATGTGAAAGACCTTAAAGAACAG ATTGCTAGTTTGAAGGCAGCCTTAGCGAGAAAAGAGGGAGGAGAAGCAGAACACTTCCAACAATTTGTCAATAGTAGCAGCCATGAAATACCCAAATTGAAATCATACGCATCTTCTCCTCCTATGGAACGTAGTTTGATAGGTGGTGCCCGTAAGTTACCAAAAGATGATTCTAGTAGCCTGGAT GGCAAGAAAAATGCTGCATCAAAGTTGAAAAGACGAAGCCTAGATCTCCATGACATGCGTAAGAACTCATCGCCGTGGCCACCTGTTAGAAGTCATGGAAAGGAAGAAGACAAAGAATCAATTTCTGGGGATTGGGTTGATAAAATTTCGATAAACAGAAATGACAGCTTAACTAGTGATGATAGTCTCGTGGGGCAGTGGGAAGCAGAAAGCAAACAATCTTCTCCAATGTCAAGTCCAACCTTTCTCTCAGAGCCTTCTAAAATATGCCTGGACCACTCCTTGCATAGAAAGGATAACCAAGAATTGTTTGATATGTCCACCACATATGAATCTGATGAGCTTGAGATTGCAACTAGTGATTCTGCAGAATCAGACTTACATTGGCCAGCACATATACCTAAACCAATCACCGTTTCAAGCGGACTAGGCATTAAAGCAAGGAAGAAACCAATTAATCTCAGACCAACAAAGAGCCTAGAAGCCAG GAGCATGATCCCATCATTAATTCCTATTCCTGTGCCATCGAGGAAACAACCCACCCTAGTTACTCCAGCAAGAAAAAATCCAGTGTCTATTGATGTGAAGAGAAGGATTGTGAATGCCAAGTGA
- the LOC100800232 gene encoding probable protein phosphatase 2C 5 codes for MSRIELSRAKSAPVPLGTLIGRELRNGKVEKPFVKYGQSGLAKKGEDYFLIKTDCLRVPGDASTAFSVFAVFDGHNGISAAIFAKENLLSNVLSAIPQDISRDAWLQALPRALVVGFVKTDIEFQQKGETSGTTATFVLVDGWTVTVASVGDSRCISDTQGGVVSLLTVDHRLEENAEERERVTASGGEVGRLNVFGGNEVGPLRCWPGGLCLSRSIGDTDVGEFIVPIPHVKQVKLSNVGGRLIIASDGIWDALSSDMAAKSCRGLPAELAAKLVVKEALRSRGLKDDTTCLVVDIIPSDLPVLPPIPRKKHNMLTSLLFFGKKSENSVNKATNKLSAVGVVEELFEEGSAMLTERLGKDFPLNKNSGIFRCAVCQVDQPPGDDGLSVNSGPFFSPASSPFLCTNCQKKKDAMEGKRPSRASITA; via the exons ATGAGTAGGATTGAATTATCGAGGGCGAAGTCAGCGCCGGTTCCATTGGGGACTCTGATTGGCCGTGAGCTTCGAAATGGAAAAGTTGAAAAACCTTTTGTGAAGTATGGACAATCTGGATTGGccaagaaaggagaagattacTTTCTGATCAAGACAGATTGCCTCAGGGTTCCTGGGGATGCATCAACGGCTTTTTCTGTCTTTGCG GTCTTTGATGGGCATAACGGTATATCAGCTGCTATTTTTGCAAAGGAAAACTTGCTAAGTAATGTTTTGAGTGCAATACCACAAGATATTAGCAGGGATGCTTGGCTTCAGGCTCTTCCTCGTGCTCTGGTTGTTGGTTTTGTGAAGACTGACATAGAGTTTCAGCAAAAGG GGGAAACTTCTGGAACAACAGCTACATTTGTTTTGGTTGATGGATGGACTGTCACTGTTGCATCTGTTGGGGATTCCCGCTGCATATCAGATACTCAGGGAGGTGTAGTTTCTCTCTTGACAGTTGATCACAGACTGGAAGAGAATGCAGAAGAGAGGGAGCGTGTTACTGCCAGCGGTGGTGAAGTAGGAAGACTCAATGTATTTGGAGGCAATGAG GTTGGGCCTCTTCGCTGCTGGCCAGGTGGATTGTGCCTATCCAGATCAATAGGCGACACGGATGTGGGAGAATTTATTGTGCCAATACCACATGTAAAGCAAGTGAAG CTTTCCAATGTTGGTGGAAGGCTTATTATAGCTTCTGATGGTATTTGGGATGCTTTATCATCCGATATGGCTGCTAAGTCTTGTCGAGGTCTACCTGCAGAGCTTGCTGCAAAACTAGTGGTTAAG GAAGCTCTAAGGTCAAGAGGCCTTAAGGATGATACAACCTGCCTTGTTGTAGATATTATTCCTTCGGACCTCCCTGTATTACCACCGATTCCAAGAAAGAAACATAATATGCTAACTTCGCTTctattttttggaaagaaatctGAGAACTCTGTGAACAAAGCTACCAATAAGCTTTCTGCAGTTGGTGTTGTGGAGGAGTTATTTGAAGAGGGTTCTGCAATGCTTACCGAAAG GCTAGGTAAGGATTTTCCGCTTAATAAAAATTCTGGTATTTTCCGTTGTGCGGTTTGCCAAGTGGACCAACCCCCTGGTGATGATGGTTTATCAGTGAACTCTGGGCCTTTTTTCTCTCCAGCATCTAGTCCATTCCTCTGCACAAACTgtcagaagaagaaagatgcCATGGAAGGAAAAAGGCCTAGCAGAGCCTCCATTACAGCATAG